The Ranitomeya variabilis isolate aRanVar5 chromosome 7, aRanVar5.hap1, whole genome shotgun sequence genome includes a window with the following:
- the DCUN1D3 gene encoding DCN1-like protein 3: MRGLHARQTWSDSSSGWWHGDVYPTSVETVSGTRWTALKLDTLNMGQCVTKCKNPSSTLGSKNGDRESNKSHKRSSGHKEEHTSAGGKAAGDILVNGTKKAQDAAVEPSHLQGPAADAKKKEPGMGAEVSSLQRIEDLFRRYKDEREDAILEEGMERFCNDLCVDPTEFRVLVLAWKFQAATMCKFTRKEFFEGCKAINADSLEGICSRFPSLLNEAKQEDKFKDLYRFTFQFGLDSEEGQRSLHREIAIALWKLVFTQNKPLILDHWLDFLTENPSGIKGISRDTWNMFLNFTQVIGPDLSNYSEDEAWPSLFDTFVEWEMERRRKDEETKCIRSPGTESKDAGAQT; this comes from the exons GTCAGACAGCTCCTCGGGATGGTGGCATGGTGACGTGTATCCAACATCCGTTGAGACGGTGTCTGGTACAAGGTGGACGGCTCTAAAACTGGACACACTAAACATGGGCCAGTGTGTCACAAAGTGTAAGAATCCTTCATCCACACTAGGCAGCAAAAATGGTGACCGGGAGTCTAACAAGTCCCATAAGAGAAGCTCAGGACACAAAGAAGAACACACGTCAGCTGGAGGGAAGGCCGCAGGGGACATCTTGGTCAACGGAACAAAGAAAGCGCAGGATGCCGCAGTAGagcccagccatcttcaggggcctGCTGCTGATGCCAAGAAGAAGGAGCCAGGCATGGGGGCAGAGGTGTCATCCTTGCAGAGAATCGAAGACCTGTTCAGGAGATACAAAGATGAACGAGAAGATGCCATCTTGGAGGAAGGCATggaacggttttgcaatgacttgtgCGTGGACCCTACAGAATTTAGAGTTCTAGTTTTAGCATGGAAATTCCAGGCAGCCACCATGTGCAAATTCACTAG AAAAGAGTTTTTCGAGGGATGCAAGGCAATAAACGCGGACAGCCTTGAGGGGATCTGCAGCCGATTTCCCAGCCTCTTGAATGAAGCCAAGCAGGAAGATAAATTTAAGGATCTTTATCGCTTCACCTTTCAGTTCGGCCTGGACTCAGAAGAGGGTCAGCGGTCGCTTCACCGGGAAATAGCCATCGCCCTCTGGAAGTTGGTGTTCACCCAAAACAAACCCCTCATTTTGGACCACTGGTTAGACTTCCTAACTGAGAACCCCTCAGGAATCAAGGGAATCTCGCGGGACACGTGGAACATGTTCCTAAACTTTACTCAGGTGATCGGCCCCGACCTCAGCAACTACAGCGAGGACGAGGCATGGCCGAGTCTCTTCGATACCTTTGTGGAATGGGAGATggagagaaggagaaaagatgagGAAACCAAATGTATTAGGTCACCAGGCACAGAGTCCAAGGACGCAGGCGCGCAGACTTAG